From Chryseobacterium camelliae:
ATTTCCCCCTGAACGTCCCGGAATGCTTTCCCTTGTCTTCCTCTGCAAGTTCATAATCGCCGTACACGACTCCTTTCTTTCTTGAATCCTTATATTTTGTTATGGTAAAGGTGCCTTCAAACTTTGTGTAATTCTTGTCCACCAGAGAATAGCCGGAAACAAAATACTGTTGGTCGTCTTTCTTATTCTGTTCGGAAATATTGATTTTCAGGCGGATATTTTCGCCACTGTTCCCGATCGTTCCGGAATACGGGCGGCTTCCGTTCAGCCATACATTAGAGATGTTGGGCATTTGGGCAAAGGCTAAACCTGATATCAGGGTGAATAGTAAAATGAGTTTTTTCATGGTTAAGTATTTTTTTAGACTCCGAATTGTGCCAGATGATGGTTGAGATGCTTGGCGAGCATATTGTTCCATTCCTGGGCAGTCAGCTTTCCGAACGAAAACGAATCTTTGCCGTCAAACGCAGATGCACCCAGCTGCTGTGTTTTCTGGATGAATCCTATCAGCCGTTTCTTTTCCGCTTCAAAATTTTTAGGTTCCGTGATCAGGAACTGAGGCGAGGTGGGCCCGTTTTTAGCGTATGCTTTTTCGCCCACTACTTTAGGCTTGACAAAGTTTTTCAGGATAAATTTAGCAATGGAACCCGGCTTCTTATGCTTTTCCGGTTCGTAGATCATTTCATAGGATACGCAGCAGTGTGCGAGCATCTGGTCTACCGTCATTTTCCCCCATAAAGCCTGGGTTTCCGGTGTAAGATGGTTGATCCTGTCGATGTAATTCTGAGCCTCACGGGCATCAAAGATATTTTCCATAGTTGTTTATTTGTCCGGTCACAAATATATCAGTTTTTTGCGATGATATGATATACTGAGGTATTAAAGGATGAGCCGGAAGAACAATATTTGATTGTTTTATCTTAAACAGAATTCATTCAGATTATTAGTCCTAAAATTTAACGCGTTATTTCAGGGATGTTTTATTAATTACGTATTCAGTGAACCAATTGGGAAAATTTTCGGCATTTACATTAACCGTTAATGCCATATTGTCTTTCTCGGCGATCATGAGCATTTCATCTGAATTGTCAAACAAAAACGCACGATCTACTAATTTTAATGCGGGATAAAGATTTTGTAACGTATTAACATACCTCTCTAATGAATGAAGTGATTAATGCCGCTTCGTAACTGTGGGTATCACGTGATTTATCTACAATGATATTTTCTTTGATCTCAATATCTATTTCGTGTCCTGTTTCCAGGGACTTCTGTAGAAGTGTTTTTGCATTTGCACTCTTTAGGAAAGTATTGAGGTCATCCTTATTTTAAAATTTATTACTACTAAAATACCAATAATTCTCTTAATGTCTATTTTTTAAGAAATTTGTTATGCTCTTCTTAAATGGGTCATAATCATCTGCTTATTCATTGGGCTGGAAATCATCATCTATGTAGTTTTTCAAACACATAAATTTACATTATTCTTTTCAGTTTACCCGCCGAGGCTGTACAGGGATCGCTCTTTTGGGTAGGGCGTATGGACCAGCTTCGCTTTATGGCACACCAGATGTGTGAAATAGGATTTGTGCCCGGTTTTGGGTTCTTCAAAAATTTCCGATTCCCATTTGATCCAGACGATAATATCATCCCACTTCCGGAATTTGTGCAGATAAGGTTCAAAGTGGCACCGCACTTCAAAATGCTGGTTTTTTTTATCTCCCCGGAATTTCAATACCATAGTTTTTTCCCCGGGCATCGGGCTTTCTGCAATAATAGCACTCAGTTTCATTGCTTATTTTTTTCAAAGTAGCGTATTTAATGCGACAAAACTTGACGCATTACAACA
This genomic window contains:
- a CDS encoding DinB family protein, which produces MENIFDAREAQNYIDRINHLTPETQALWGKMTVDQMLAHCCVSYEMIYEPEKHKKPGSIAKFILKNFVKPKVVGEKAYAKNGPTSPQFLITEPKNFEAEKKRLIGFIQKTQQLGASAFDGKDSFSFGKLTAQEWNNMLAKHLNHHLAQFGV